In the genome of Chrysoperla carnea chromosome 5, inChrCarn1.1, whole genome shotgun sequence, the window GCAATTACTCGAGAGAAAACAATTTcataagaaaagtaaaaaaaaagttcctcTAAGATTATCGTTAAACATTTCTAGTTagattataatcattttaatcaattcgaaggaaaactaattatttaagttgctagaataaatttaatgaaaacattaCTTACTTCAAATTTCTGAAgacaaattcaatttcaatagaTCAAGCgtcaatagataaaaaaaattattttcgaattcaaaaattaatttcaaaaaaaattgaaaattaaaaaagaaaaaaaaaacttaattattacaagtaaataaaaaaaaacttaattcacaaataaaaacttaattaaaaaacaacttaataaaaaaaaaacttatttaaaaaaaaaaaaaacctaattcaaaaaaattcataaaaaaaaatcttagttcaaaaaaaaaatttgataatcaattaataaataaaacaagagcaatttttatttatttattcacactTGACCACTTAttgttaaagaataaaataataataatatcatttaggCGACTTAAATTCTAAATtcttaaatctatattttatgattgaaaAATCTAATTCAACGCTATGGCATCTTTTTAAGACAAATAAAGAAATTACACCTAAAAACCTGAAAGAAATTCTAGCTTAGAGGCATTCTAGAATGCAACATTTTTGCATTCTTAATTTAACGTGACCACACGTGATTATCCAAATGAATTTTTAGCGCTACGGCAATTTTAAAAGCATAAAACTCTGCTTTCCAGAGAAGATAACATTGCAGATTTTAgaatatatcattttatatgttttgattaataattgttattataaaaacttaactagatatttataaataatatagaattataagaagacaataaaattaactaGTTCGTACACGGcatattataagtattttaCAATATGccgtgtatatatatatatatatatatatatatatatatacggcATATATAGCGCCTCTGCCGTCAATTTTGTAAGTAATACTAAATCACgaagcatttaattttttataaattatttcttggaaatatatacaaattaaatatataagtattttaCAATCacttattgtaataataaatgtcattacaattaatttaattaagtgaCTATGAGTGGGAAAATCGGTGAAAAGAAGTCGAGATCTGGTAATATTGGAtgttgtgttgtgttgtgtCATAATACTTATAGTAACACTGAgtcgaatataaaattttattcgtttcCATCAAAACCCCATTTAATAGAACGTCGCAAAAAGTGGATAAAAGCAGTTAATCGTATTAAGTAAGCGTATATGAGttgacaataaattatatatttattaattttattctttttttagtccAGATGGTACCCCATGGCAACCTACGAATAATTCAAGGATATGTAGTCATCATTTTGTTGGAGGAGATAAATCTGAAGATCCTCGCCATCCAGCAtataattcaacaatttttccgTCTAAGCATAAACGTAAAGAACCTTCAAATACTACTTTAATTCGTTTTGATCGTTGGAAAAAGAGGTTTTATCTGGTGCTAATGATGAACAAGAACAAGTGAATTCATCAGTTGAAGGTGTTCAATTAGAAACTATTATTAATCAAACCGTAGGAAAATCTGATAAATCAGTTCAAGTGGTATCTTTTCAATCTACTAGTGATGACTTTATTTTCTCATGTGACTTTGATCGTGGGTCAAATAACGTTTCAACTCAAGCAACAATATCCtctactaaaaatttaaaagcagaAATAGTGACAAAAGATAAAAGTAGTGGACCGGACATTTCAATTTTACTGTCGGGATTTCGAGGATACtgttcaataaaaaatgataaaccaCTTTTGGCTGTAACTGGTGTAGGGCCGGAagtatttacattattattagaaatgttACCAcgaattaaattacaaaaaataaaccttgaaaatagattattaatttttttgttaaaaattaagacAGGTTTATCTTATGATTGTATTGCAACATTTTTTGGTGTGGACCCAACATGTATTTCTCGCATTTTTTTTAACGTGTTATCTATATTAGCACAAAAAACTGTCAATTATATTTTCTGGCCAAGCAAAGAAGATATTCAAGAAACTATGCCACCATCATTCAAAGTACATTATCCTAATTGCAGGGTCATAATAGACTGTACAGAAATCAAGTGCGAACAACCAAGTCTCGTGTTTGTACGTAATCACATGTATTCTGATTATAAATCAGGATACACTGTGAAATTTTTGCTGGGAATCACACCTTTAGAAATGATTTCGTTTAAATCTGAGTGCTACGGTGGAAGGTCTAGTGATCCTTTTATTACTAACgacagtaattttttaaaactactgGAACCAGGCGACGAAGTCATGGCTGATAAAAGATTTCctggtataaaaaaatctatagatGTACCAAATGCTATCATAGTAACACCTCCATTTTTACATAATGGACATTTAACCGAAGATGAAATTGATGATACTTATAATATTGCAAGGGTTAGAATCCACGTTGAAAGATGTTTCGCCAGGATTAAGGTGTAtaacatcttaaaaaaaattaatattgatctTTTACCATACATTGATGACATTGTTCACATGTGCTATGTTTTAGTAAACTTacaaaaacctatttttaaatcaaaagaaaagaaatgaaattattttaaaaatttttattttaagtcgtTATACAACAATCGgagtaaattttgtaatatttttttataaaaattctttttataaatattttgttattgatgaaataataattctgacatgtaatgaaaaataaactttcttaagttaacaaaacatttctataataaaaatttatctatttaaatcccatacttacaaattaatttgctaatataataattaacataaaaaatttctaatttaagtataaattgtgataaaaaagCTTCATCTCGCGCTATTGTTAATAAACTATATTCTGAGTTCGggaaataaacgaaaaaatcaCATTCAAGAAGACCAGTACAATACATCAATATTTGACATTGATGTATTGA includes:
- the LOC123301323 gene encoding uncharacterized protein LOC123301323: MSGKIGEKKSRSGNIGCCVVLCHNTYSNTESNIKFYSFPSKPHLIERRKKWIKAVNRINPDGTPWQPTNNSRICSHHFVGGDKSEDPRHPAYNSTIFPSKHKQVLSGANDEQEQVNSSVEGVQLETIINQTVGKSDKSVQVVSFQSTSDDFIFSCDFDRGSNNVSTQATISSTKNLKAEIVTKDKSSGPDISILLSGFRGYCSIKNDKPLLAVTGVGPETGLSYDCIATFFGVDPTCISRIFFNVLSILAQKTVNYIFWPSKEDIQETMPPSFKVHYPNCRVIIDCTEIKCEQPSLVFVRNHMYSDYKSGYTVKFLLGITPLEMISFKSECYGGRSSDPFITNDSNFLKLLEPGDEVMADKRFPGIKKSIDVPNAIIVTPPFLHNGHLTEDEIDDTYNIARSLYNNRSKFCNIFL